The following are encoded in a window of Rosa chinensis cultivar Old Blush chromosome 4, RchiOBHm-V2, whole genome shotgun sequence genomic DNA:
- the LOC112196023 gene encoding exosome complex component RRP42 isoform X3 has product MAFESRTNGFLHIVYSEMVGLSIGEKYFIQGGIAQDLRTDGRKRLSPRPIFVETGNISQSNGSARVRIGATEVIASVKAELGRPSALHPDKGKVSINVDCSPTAAPMFEGRGGEELSSELSVALQRCLLGGKSGSGAGIDLSSLAIVEGKICWDLYIEGLVVSSDGNLLDALGAAIKVGRHYIVDATSEEESQMSLAVSISVNRQGNICGLTKRGGAGLDPSVILDMISVALSVSERLINTLDSQRAAAEAGKDEL; this is encoded by the exons atggcTTTTGAATCAAG AACTAATGGTTTCCTGCATATTGTATATTCAGAAATGGTGGGATTATCTATAGGAGAGAAGTATTTCATACAGGGTGGCATTGCTCAGGACCTTCGCACTGATGGTCGGAAAAGATTGTCGCCTAGACCCATCTTTGTTGAAACTGGAAACATTTCCCAG TCAAATGGTTCAGCAAGGGTCAGGATTGGTGCCACAGAAGTCATTGCCAGTGTGAAG GCTGAACTTGGAAGGCCGAGCGCATTGCATCCTGACAAAGGAAAAGTCTCTATAAATGTTGATTGCAGTCCAACTGCAGCACCAATGTTTGAG GGTAGAGGGGGTGAGGAGCTGTCCTCAGAACTCTCAGTTGCTCTTCAGCGTTGTCTATTAGGTGGTAAAAGTGGATCAG GTGCTGGAATTGACCTCTCTTCTCTGGCTATTGTGGAAGGAAAGATTTGTTGGGATCTTTACATTGAAGGCCTTGTTGTTAGTTCAGACGGAAATCTACTAGATGCCCTAGGTGCTGCTATTAAG GTAGGCAGGCACTATATTGTAGATGCCACATCAGAAGAGGAATCCCAAATGAGCTTAGCTGTTTCTATTTCAGTCAACAGGCAAGGGAACATATGTGGGTTGACAAAAAGGGGTGGTGCAGGCCTAGATCCAAGCGTCATTCTTGACATGATATCTGTAGCACTAAGTGTAAGTGAGAGGCTGATAAACACATTGGATTCTCAGAGAGCTGCGGCTGAAGCTGGTAAAGATGAGTTGTGA
- the LOC112196023 gene encoding exosome complex component RRP42 isoform X2: MVGLSIGEKYFIQGGIAQDLRTDGRKRLSPRPIFVETGNISQSNGSARVRIGATEVIASVKAELGRPSALHPDKGKVSINVDCSPTAAPMFEGRGGEELSSELSVALQRCLLGGKSGSGAGIDLSSLAIVEGKICWDLYIEGLVVSSDGNLLDALGAAIKAALSNTGIPRVNVAAGASGDEQPEVDISDEEFLQFDTSKVPVIVTLTKVGRHYIVDATSEEESQMSLAVSISVNRQGNICGLTKRGGAGLDPSVILDMISVALSVSERLINTLDSQRAAAEAGKDEL; this comes from the exons ATGGTGGGATTATCTATAGGAGAGAAGTATTTCATACAGGGTGGCATTGCTCAGGACCTTCGCACTGATGGTCGGAAAAGATTGTCGCCTAGACCCATCTTTGTTGAAACTGGAAACATTTCCCAG TCAAATGGTTCAGCAAGGGTCAGGATTGGTGCCACAGAAGTCATTGCCAGTGTGAAG GCTGAACTTGGAAGGCCGAGCGCATTGCATCCTGACAAAGGAAAAGTCTCTATAAATGTTGATTGCAGTCCAACTGCAGCACCAATGTTTGAG GGTAGAGGGGGTGAGGAGCTGTCCTCAGAACTCTCAGTTGCTCTTCAGCGTTGTCTATTAGGTGGTAAAAGTGGATCAG GTGCTGGAATTGACCTCTCTTCTCTGGCTATTGTGGAAGGAAAGATTTGTTGGGATCTTTACATTGAAGGCCTTGTTGTTAGTTCAGACGGAAATCTACTAGATGCCCTAGGTGCTGCTATTAAG GCTGCTTTGAGCAATACAGGCATCCCAAGAGTAAATGTTGCAGCTGGTGCATCAGGAGATGAGCAACCAGAGGTTGACATAAGCGACGAGGAATTTCTGCAATTTGACACATCCAAGGTCCCTGTCATTGTTACATTAACGAAG GTAGGCAGGCACTATATTGTAGATGCCACATCAGAAGAGGAATCCCAAATGAGCTTAGCTGTTTCTATTTCAGTCAACAGGCAAGGGAACATATGTGGGTTGACAAAAAGGGGTGGTGCAGGCCTAGATCCAAGCGTCATTCTTGACATGATATCTGTAGCACTAAGTGTAAGTGAGAGGCTGATAAACACATTGGATTCTCAGAGAGCTGCGGCTGAAGCTGGTAAAGATGAGTTGTGA
- the LOC112196023 gene encoding exosome complex component RRP42 isoform X1 translates to MAFESRTNGFLHIVYSEMVGLSIGEKYFIQGGIAQDLRTDGRKRLSPRPIFVETGNISQSNGSARVRIGATEVIASVKAELGRPSALHPDKGKVSINVDCSPTAAPMFEGRGGEELSSELSVALQRCLLGGKSGSGAGIDLSSLAIVEGKICWDLYIEGLVVSSDGNLLDALGAAIKAALSNTGIPRVNVAAGASGDEQPEVDISDEEFLQFDTSKVPVIVTLTKVGRHYIVDATSEEESQMSLAVSISVNRQGNICGLTKRGGAGLDPSVILDMISVALSVSERLINTLDSQRAAAEAGKDEL, encoded by the exons atggcTTTTGAATCAAG AACTAATGGTTTCCTGCATATTGTATATTCAGAAATGGTGGGATTATCTATAGGAGAGAAGTATTTCATACAGGGTGGCATTGCTCAGGACCTTCGCACTGATGGTCGGAAAAGATTGTCGCCTAGACCCATCTTTGTTGAAACTGGAAACATTTCCCAG TCAAATGGTTCAGCAAGGGTCAGGATTGGTGCCACAGAAGTCATTGCCAGTGTGAAG GCTGAACTTGGAAGGCCGAGCGCATTGCATCCTGACAAAGGAAAAGTCTCTATAAATGTTGATTGCAGTCCAACTGCAGCACCAATGTTTGAG GGTAGAGGGGGTGAGGAGCTGTCCTCAGAACTCTCAGTTGCTCTTCAGCGTTGTCTATTAGGTGGTAAAAGTGGATCAG GTGCTGGAATTGACCTCTCTTCTCTGGCTATTGTGGAAGGAAAGATTTGTTGGGATCTTTACATTGAAGGCCTTGTTGTTAGTTCAGACGGAAATCTACTAGATGCCCTAGGTGCTGCTATTAAG GCTGCTTTGAGCAATACAGGCATCCCAAGAGTAAATGTTGCAGCTGGTGCATCAGGAGATGAGCAACCAGAGGTTGACATAAGCGACGAGGAATTTCTGCAATTTGACACATCCAAGGTCCCTGTCATTGTTACATTAACGAAG GTAGGCAGGCACTATATTGTAGATGCCACATCAGAAGAGGAATCCCAAATGAGCTTAGCTGTTTCTATTTCAGTCAACAGGCAAGGGAACATATGTGGGTTGACAAAAAGGGGTGGTGCAGGCCTAGATCCAAGCGTCATTCTTGACATGATATCTGTAGCACTAAGTGTAAGTGAGAGGCTGATAAACACATTGGATTCTCAGAGAGCTGCGGCTGAAGCTGGTAAAGATGAGTTGTGA